In one window of Megalops cyprinoides isolate fMegCyp1 chromosome 24, fMegCyp1.pri, whole genome shotgun sequence DNA:
- the ralab gene encoding v-ral simian leukemia viral oncogene homolog Ab (ras related) yields the protein MAASKPKGQNSLALHKVIMVGSGGVGKSALTLQFMYDEFVEDYEPTKADSYRKKVVLDGEEVQIDILDTAGQEDYAAIRDNYFRSGEGFLCVFSITELESFAATADFREQILRVKEDESVPFLLVGNKSDLEDRRQVGVEEAKVRAEQWGVSYVETSAKTRANVDKVFFDLMREIRARKMEDSKEKNGKKKRKSLAKRIRERCCIL from the exons ATGGCAGCCAGCAAGCCCAAGGGCCAGAACTCTCTGGCCCTGCACAAGGTGATCATGGTGGGCAGCGGAGGTGTGGGGAAGTCCGCCCTCACACTGCAGTTCATGTACGACGAG TTTGTGGAGGACTACGAGCCCACCAAAGCAGACAGCTACAGGAAGAAGGTGGTCCTGGACGGGGAGGAGGTGCAGATCGACATCCTGGACACAGCCGGCCAGGAGGACTACGCCGCTATCCGGGACAACTACTTCCGCTCTGGAGAGGGCTTCCTGTGCGTCTTCTCCATCACCGAGCTGGAGTCGTTCGCCGCCACAGCCGACTTCAG GGAGCAGATCCTTCGGGTGAAGGAGGACGAGTCTGTGCCCTTCCTGCTCGTGGGGAACAAGTCGGACCTGGAGGACCGCAGGCAGGTGGGCGTGGAGGAGGCCAAGGTCCGCGCCGAGCAGTGGGGCGTCAGCTACGTGGAGACATCCGCTAAGACCCGCGCTAACGTGGACAAG GTATTCTTTGACCTAATGAGAGAGATTCGAGCGAGAAAGATGGAAGACAGCAAGGAGAAGAAcgggaagaagaagaggaaaagctTGGCCAAGAGAATCCGAGAGAGATGCTGCATTTTATAA